From the Magnetococcales bacterium genome, the window TTTGGTGCGAGACGCCAAATACATGCGCCTGGCCAGTCGGATCTGCGCCGAATTGGGCGCCAGCTATGTCAAAACCTACTTTGTCGAAAAGGGGTTCGAGACGGTGGCCGCATCTTGCCCGGTACCCATCGTCATCGCCGGCGGCAAAAAAATTCCGGAGCTGGATGCCCTGCGCATGGCCCACAACGCCATCCAGCAAGGCGCCTTGGGAGTGGATATGGGGCGCAATATTTTCCAGGCCGACGCCCCTACCGCCATGATCCTGGCCGTGCGCAAGGTAGTCCATGAAGGGGTCAGACCCGAAGAGGCCTTCAACTACTACAACTCCCTGAAGGCTAAAAAATAACTTGCCAGTTCAGCATCTTTTTAAGAAAAGGCCTGAACATGAAAAAGACCTGAACATGGAAGCCTTTGTCAGGGCTTCGCCCCGAACCCCACCAGGAGGAAGGGCGCAGCCCTTCCTCCTGGATCTCCATCCCAGTCCTTCAGGCGTTTTTTTGGATCCCTCTCCTGGCGATCAGATCATCAAGGAAGAACCATGCACAATCTTTGGTCGGAACAGGATGCCCGCTCCAGTGTACAAACCTGGGGCTCCCAGCACGGTGAAGCTCTGGCCCTGCGCACCTATGCCAGCCGCCTGCTCGGTCAGGAGAACCGTCTGGTGCTGCACGGTGGTGGCAACACCTCGGTCAAAACCACGCTGCCGGACCTTTTGGGACGGGATCGACCGGTCCTGTTTGTCAAAGGGTCAGGTTTTGATCTGGCAACGATCCATCCAGAGGGGCATGTCGGCCTGGAGTTGGACGCTCTGCGTCCATTGCGAGCGCTGGAAACCATGACAGACTCTGCCATGGTCAACGCCCTGCGCACCCGTGCGTTGACTGCGGAGGCTCCGGCTCCCTCCATCGAGGCTTTGCTGCACGCCTTCCTGCCGCCCCGGTTCATCGACCACACCCACGCCGATGCCATCCTCGCCCTGACCAACCGCACCGATGCCGCTCATGCCATCCGGGAGGCCCTTGGGGAAGCGGTGATCGTGCTCCCTTACGTCCATCCCGGTTTTGCCTTGGCCAAGGCAGCCGATGCCGCCTTTGCCGCCCATCCTGGCTGCCAGGGGATGGTCCTGATGCACCACGGTTTGATCACCTGGGGTGAAACAGCCGAAGCCTCCTACCATGCCACCATCGACCTGGTCACCCGAGCCGAGGCATGGCTGGAGCGGCAACGTCGGCAACCTGTGGTGACCTCCATGCCGGTGGATGGGACCGAAGCCCGTGAGCGCTATCGGGAAATCGCTCCCCGGTTGCGGGGAGTTCTCGCCTCTCCATCGGGCAATCCGGATCGTCCCCACCAACGGGTCATCCTGCGTGCCAGCCATGACCCTGCTATTCTGGAACTGCTGGCCGTTCCGGCAGGACGGGAGATTGCCGTCACGGTTCCCCTGACCACCGACCACCTGATCCGCACCAAGGCGTTGCCCCTGTGGTGTCCGGACACCAACGACCTCCCTGGCGCCGTGGCGGGTTATGCCCGGGCCTATGAGGCCTATTGGCAACGCCATGCCGCCCGTGCAGCCTCTGGAACCGTCCCCTTTGATCCCCTGCCCCGGGTTGTTCTCATACCGCAGGTGGGCGTTGTCTGTGTGGGATCTTCGGCCCGCGAAGCCGACGTGGCCCTGGATATCACCCGCAACACTCTGGCCGTCAAACGCCTGGTGAGCGAAGGGGGCAGCTATGCCGGATTGCCAGAGGACGCCCTCTTCGACATGGAATATTATCCCCTCCAGATTGCCAAATTGCGCCGTCATCCCCCTCGCCCGCTGGTCCGTACCGTGGCCATGGTGACCGGCGCCGCCGGCGCGATCGGTTCGGGCATCTGCCGGACCCTGCTGGCCAGCGGGGCCCATGTGGCCGCCACCGATCTGCCGGGTGGGCAACTGGACTCGCTGGTCGAGGCGTTGCGCACCGATTTTGCCGGAAGAGTCATCGGCGTCCCCATGGACGTGACCGATCCGGAAGGGGTGCGCCGGGCCTTTGCAGCCGTAAGTGAAACCTGGGGT encodes:
- a CDS encoding bifunctional aldolase/short-chain dehydrogenase; the protein is MHNLWSEQDARSSVQTWGSQHGEALALRTYASRLLGQENRLVLHGGGNTSVKTTLPDLLGRDRPVLFVKGSGFDLATIHPEGHVGLELDALRPLRALETMTDSAMVNALRTRALTAEAPAPSIEALLHAFLPPRFIDHTHADAILALTNRTDAAHAIREALGEAVIVLPYVHPGFALAKAADAAFAAHPGCQGMVLMHHGLITWGETAEASYHATIDLVTRAEAWLERQRRQPVVTSMPVDGTEARERYREIAPRLRGVLASPSGNPDRPHQRVILRASHDPAILELLAVPAGREIAVTVPLTTDHLIRTKALPLWCPDTNDLPGAVAGYARAYEAYWQRHAARAASGTVPFDPLPRVVLIPQVGVVCVGSSAREADVALDITRNTLAVKRLVSEGGSYAGLPEDALFDMEYYPLQIAKLRRHPPRPLVRTVAMVTGAAGAIGSGICRTLLASGAHVAATDLPGGQLDSLVEALRTDFAGRVIGVPMDVTDPEGVRRAFAAVSETWGGVDLVVINAGLAHVSLLANMDLEAFRRVAQVNVEGTLNLLTVLGPHMQQQGTGGDVILVSTKNVFAPGAQFGAYSATKAASHQLARVAALELAEHDIRVNMVSPDAVFSDGDRRSGLWATVGPDRMRARGLDEKGLEEYYRNRNLLKARVTATHVGRAVLYFATRQTPTTGATIPVDGGLPDATPR